In the Nomascus leucogenys isolate Asia chromosome 5, Asia_NLE_v1, whole genome shotgun sequence genome, one interval contains:
- the GPALPP1 gene encoding GPALPP motifs-containing protein 1 produces the protein MARDLIGPALPPGFKAHGTAEDEERDPSPVAGPALPPNYKSSNSDSSDSDEDSSSLYEEGNQESEEDDIGPTARKQRRNQDDDNDDDGFFGPALPPGFKKQDDSPPRPIIGPALPPGFIKSTQKSDKGRDDPGQQETDSSEDEDVIGPMPAKGPVNYNVTTEFEKRAQRMKEKLTKGDDDSSKPIVRESWMTELPPEMKDFGLGPRTFKRRADDTSGDRSIWTDTPADRERKAKETQEARKSSSKKDEEHILSGRDKRLAEQVSSYNESKRSESLMDIHHKKLKSKAAEDKNKPQERIPFDRDKDLKVNRFDEAQKKALIKKSRELNTRFSHGKGNMFL, from the exons TTGCAGGACCAGCTCTGCCCCCTAATTATAAAAGCAGTAATTCAGATTCATCAGACAGTGATGAAGACAGTAGTTCTTTGTACGAAGAAGGAAATCAAGAATCTGAAGAAGATGACATTGGTCCAACTGCAAG aaaacagaggagaaatcaggatgatgacaatgatgatgatgggtTTTTTGGACCAGCCCTTCCTCCTGGATTTAAAAAGCAGGATGATTCTCCTCCAAG GCCCATAATAGGTCCTGCATTGCCACCTGGTTTCATTAAATCTACACAGAAAAGTGACAAGGGCAGAGATGATCCAGGACAACAG GAAACGGACAGCAGTGAAGATGAGGATGTTATTGGACCAATGCCTGCAAAAGGACCAGTTAACTATAATGTAACGACAGAGTTTGAAAAAAGGGCccagagaatgaaagaaaaactgaCCAAAGGAGATGAT gaTTCATCTAAACCCATTGTAAGAGAGTCATGGATGACTGAACTTCCTCCAGAAATGAAAGACTTTGGTCTTGGGCCAAGGACTTTTAAGAGAAGAGCTGATGACACATCTGGAGATCGATCAATCTGGACAGATACTCCAGCTGATAGGGAAAGGAAAGCTAAG GAAACACAAGAAGCAAGGAAGTCATCCAGTAAGAAAGATGAAGAACATATATTATCAGGAAGAGATAAGAGACTGGCTGAGCAGGTATCTTCATACAAT GAATCAAAAAGGTCAGAATCTCTTATGGACATACATCATAAAAAGTTAAAGAGTAAGGCTGCTGAAGACAAAAATAAGCCTCAAGAGAGAATACCATTTGACCGTGATAAAGATCTCAAGGTTAATCGGTTTGATGAAGCTCAGAAAAAAGCCCTAATAAAAAAATCTAGAGAACTAAACACGAGATTTTCACATGGCAAAGGCAATATGTTTTTATAA